The sequence GACCACTCAACCTGGCCCCGATCACTCCGGCCATGTGGGTACGTTTGTGCATTCTATTGGACCTGCCGGCACTCCCGGACGATCCGCGCTTTTTCAGCAATGAAGCGCGCGTAGCAAACCGCGCCGAACTGAAGGAAGTGCTAGAGAGCCGCTTGACTAGCCGCAGCAAGAGCGAATGGACCGAACGCTTCATCGCTGCAGGATTACCAGCCGGTCCCATCAACACCCTCGATGAAGTGTTCGATGATCAGCAGGTGCTGCATTGCCAGTTGGTTGAAATACTCGACCATCCAACACTGGGCGAATTGCGCCAGGTCGTCACCCCCGTGTTCAGTGGCAGCAACGGCGAGACACCGTCGCTCACAGCCAGTAAACGACCGCCGCCAGGACTGGGCCAGCACACAGTGGAAGTCCTGCGAGAAGCCGGTTTTGACGCGGCATTGATCGATGTGCTGCTGGCAGCGAAAGCAGTACATCAAGCAGCGGACGCCACGCAGGTAGCGCCCACCGAACAAACGGCAGGAGCAACGCAATGATACCGACCCAAACCGCCGCCCCCGCCACAGCCGAACTTGTGCGCCTGAAATTGCACGGCAAAAAAATAGCACAGTTGGTCTTTAGCAATCCCACCCGTCGCAACGCACTCAGCGCAGAACTGTTGCAGGCACTCGATCGACAACTTGCCGAACTAGCGACACAACGCATTCCGGTCGTGGTGCTGGGAACCGCTGTGGGCCAAGCCGTCTGGAGCGCCGGGCACGATCTTGGCGAACTGACGCACGACCGTGACCCCATCGCCTACGGCAAGCCGCTTGAACAGGTATTGCGCCGCGTGCGCGCCTACCCCGGCGTCGTGATCGCGATGGTATCGGGTTCGGTGTGGGGCGGCGCGGTCGATCTGGCAATGAGTTGTGATCTGGTGGTTGCCGACCGCAGCGCGCAATTTTCCATGACCCCAGTCAACATCGGCTTACCGTATACCACCAGCGGGTTGTTGCGCTTTTTTAATAACCTGCCGATTCATATACTGAAAGAAATGTTCTTCTCCGCCCAACCGCTGGATGCAATCCGCGCCGAACGCTTCGGTGTGATCAATCAATTGGTCGACAGCGACGCATTAGAGGCCACAACATTGGCGTTGGCAAGCGGCATCGCAGTCAAAGCGCCGCTCGCAATTCAAGCCGTCAAAGAACAACTGCGCATCCTCGAAGACCTGCAACCGATGCCCGTGCAAGCCATGGAACAGATTGCAGAACTACGTCGGCAGGCCTGTGCCAGCAGTGATTTTAGTGAAGGGTTAGCAGCGTTTGCGGCACGGAGGCCGGCGGTGTTTTGCGGGAGGTGATTCTGTGCTGTGCTTGCCATCGAAGCTGCCCTATTACGGCACCTGTCACCAACGGTTTTAGAAAGAAACAGCGGCTGGCGCTGGCTACGTTCAATGAACGCAAATCGCGCTACCGCGCTACACACTGATTGGGAAGTGCTTAAATACGCCGCAAGATAGCAGCAGAAAAAAAATCAGTCACGCGGCGCACCCGAATCGGCACAAACCGGCGTTTTGGCCAGATCAGGCTCACGTCCCTGGTATCACTCAGATATTGGTCAAGAACCGTGATCACGTCTGGATGGTTAAGTTCGTCGGCAAGAGATACTTTAGCAAACAGGCCAATACCCACACCGGCCAAAACACCGGCCCGGATAGTTTCGACACTGTTGGACGAAAGATTTCCGCGAACCGCCACACTGAATCGACCTTCCGGTCCTTTAAATGGCCAATTCGCTGACTCCGTCAGACCATCATATAGCAGGCAATTGTGATTAACGAGCTCGGCCGGGGTCTCCGGTATCCCACGTTGCTCGAAGTAGCGACGGGATCCGACGCATACCAGGGGGGTGCTGGTCACGATTTTGACGACCGCGTCTTGTTCGTTCACCGGCCCCACGCGAATCGCCAGATCAATCCGGTCTTCGACCATATCTCGCAAGAAATCCGAAAGGACCAGGTCAACCTGCAGGCCAGGATTAAGTGACAACAGCTCCGGTATGAGTGGAAGAATGTGAAGACGACCGAAAGTGGCCGATACGGCGATCCGGATTGACCCGGATACATTCTGCGTGCTGCTTGTCATCTCGCCGTCAGCCTCATCCATTTCATCAACTAGCGGTTTTGTCCGACCATAGTATCTCTGTCCCTGGTCCGTCAGGGTCACGCTGCGTGTGCTTCGGTTGAAAAGTCGCACGCCGAGGCGCTTCTCCAGGGCGCCAATGGCCTTGCTGATGGCAGATTGTGATTCCCCGGTTCTACGCGCCGCTGCGGAAAAACCTCCGGCCTCAACAACGGCGATGAACGCATTCAGTTCGTGAAACCGATCCATTATGTTTCCTTCGAGAATTAATTTTTTTCGGAAGCTCAACTATTGTAGTTGAATATTAATTCGTTTTAAGAATAGATCTTATGAAAAATAAGCTGATTATCAACACTGGGAATAGCAATTAAAATTCTACTGTCACTCACATTCAGAAAGAACATCCAAATGTCTACCCTCACAGGCAAGACCGCTGTCATCAGCGGCGGAACGACCGGTATCGGTCTGGCTATCGCACAACGCTTCGTTGCCGAAGGCGCTCACGTCTTTATCTTCGGCCGGCGGCAAGCTCAGCTCGACGAGGCCGTCAAACTAATCGGACGCAACGTCACCGCGATCCAGGCAGACGCTGCAAACCTCGATGACCTTGATCGAGTCGCTGCGGCAGTTAAAGCCAAAAAGGGTGTCGTCGACATCGTCGTGTCGAACGCGGGGTTTACGGAGCAGGCCTCACTCGATACCATCACGCCGGAGCATTTCGACAAGGCATTCAATCTTATGGCCCGCGGCCCAGTGTTCATGGTGCAGAAATTGCTGCCGCTGATGGCAAGCGGAGGATCGATTATCTTGGTCTCTTCGGCCATGCACGTCATGGGCATTCCCGGCCACACTGCTTATGCGGCAACCAAAGCCGCGTTGCGGTCCTATGCTCGTACGTGGGCTTCGGAATTTAAGGATCGCGGCATCCGCGTCAACACGCTTAGCCCCGGCGCAACCGACACCCCAATTCTTGACTCTCAGTCGGCGCCGCGCGAAGATCTGGTGAAGATATATGAGAGTATGATCCCGCTCAGTCGACTCGCTCGAGCTGAGGAAATTGCCAGTGCGGCGCTCTTCCTCGCGTCTGATCAGAGTTCCTACATGACTGGATCGGATTTGATGGCCGACGGAGGGGTTGCCCAAAATACCCGAGGATAACCTTCACCCTCTCTCTCAACGGTCAGCAACGCGGTCGCGTCTATGCGTACCGCGCTTACATTGACATTTTAAATCAAGAAACCCCTTAACACCGGGAGCGCTAAGACGTTCCCGCGTTACTGAAGTTGATCAATGCGTTCGGCAGCAATGTCGGCCAGCATCTGCGATGACGTCAATACCAGCCGCAGTAAACGCTCGGTGCCGTTAACGTCCAGCGTTGGCGGGGTGTCGGTGCCTCTGTCCGAATTGCTTAATTGGATGAGATCGGCACAGGTCTTGATGCCCTTGCAGACGTCCACCGTGAGCGCATAAAACTGCGCGTGTTTGTCTGCTTGATGAGCGGCAGGCAACCATGAAAACGGCTGATGGAATGCTTCTGATTCTGTGGATTCTGGCGGTGTGTGCATGCTCGATTTACTCATGATTGCACCACCGTCATGATTTGGGTAGCGAAGTGCCTGAGGTTGTGTGGATGGGAGGAAGCGGAAACGATGGTGATGGACATTGTTGACTCCTTGTACGGTTGGACCGCGCACCCCACTGTTAAACGGGGTGGGCGACAAATGGCAAGGTTAGTAGACCGGTACGTTAGGCTTCCGGCAGGCCGAAGCCTCCCTACCAATGCCGCCCATAGAACGAGCAACAATGGTTGACACACAGATCGCTTTACACGATCTGTGCACCTTACGTACTCGAGCTACTAAACTCGGTCCTCTTTTTCTCAAGGACGGCAAAAGTATATCATGATGTTTTAGGACGATTGAATTTTCCAGTTAGCATCAACCGCTGGTTGCAAAGCGTCGATCATCTGTACTTCATCCCTGGGACTAAACAGTCCAATAAAGACAATCCTGGATGATTGAGCTGCAGTCCCCGCAAAAGGAATCAGCATGATGCGTGACCCGACCACATGCAGTTCATAAGGATCTTTTTCGTGCGCGAGCCAGACGATGCCTTTTGCGCGCAATATTTTTTTCGGCAATGTCGAGAGGACTTTTTTCAACCTTTTTTTATCAAAGCGGCAGCGCGCATTAAAGTTAACACTGCGCAGTTCAGCAGGATGGGCGGGAGCCTGTTGCGCTAACTGTTCGGGGTCATGGTCAACGCAGGGAATAACCGCAAAATCAAACAGGTATGTCAGCGGGATGACGCCCTTTTTCGCTTCCACAATCGGCGTCGATGGTGCGATGAGAGAGAGCTGACGTTTGGTGATGATTTGCTTCTCATCGGAAATTAAATCGGTCTTGGTCATTACCAACACGCTGGCGCCGGCTATCTGACGGCGTGCAATGTCGCCGACATAAGGATCACACAACGTTTGGTCGATATTCTCGGCATCGATCAAAACAGCAATCGCACAGAGGCGAAACGCTTTGTCCAGCAAACCGATTTGGGCAATTTTTGCAGGATCGGAGACGCCACTGGCTTCGATCAGCAGGATATCGGGCCGACTTTCTCGGGCGCTGATGTTGATTAACGCTTCGGTTAAGCTATCGCCAATGGAACAACAGATACAGCCATTTTCCAAATTAATCACATCATCCGTTTTGGAGCGAATCAGCGCAGCATCTATGTTGATGCTGCCGAAGTCATTCACCAGTACGGTGATTTTTTTTCCTGTTGGCGCAGATAAGAGGCAATTGAGTAACGTGGTTTTACCGGCCCCCAGATAGCCACCGATGACGACCAGATCGATGGGAGCACGCCGGTCGGCGTTGGTGGTGAGCCGGTTCAATTGGCTTAAGGTGCTGGCTGTCATTTTGGCGATTCAAAAACCTTGCCGCCCAACACCGTTCCCCAGACCGGAATATTTTTTAGTTGGTCGGGATCGATTTGTATGGGATCTTGTTCAAGCACAGCAAAATCGGCGAACTTGCCGACTTCAATGCTGCCAACCAGATGGTCCATCTTCAAGGTGTACGCGGCACCCAGCGTGATGGCGTGCAACGCAGCGCCAACAGAAATACGTTCGTTCTCACCCAATACGCGACCGGATGCGGTTTTTCTCTGGACCGCACACCAGGCGGTAAACAGCGGACTGAGTTGGGTGATCGGTGCGTCGGAATGGAACGCAATCGGAATGCCGAGACGGAGCGCTGAGCCTGCCGCGTTCATTCTGTTGGCGCGGTCAGGGCCCATGGTTTGTGTGTAGTGCGCATCGCCCCAATAATAAATGTGATTGGAGAAGAAGTTGATACAAAGACCCAGCGCGGCAATGCGGCGTAATTGCGCGGCATCGGCCATCTGGCAATGCTGCAGCGTATGGCGGTGATCGTCACGCGGATGCCTGGCCAATATTTCTTCGAAGGCGTTGAGGACCAGTTCTACCGCTTCATCGCCATTGGTGTGAATATGCAGTTGCAACCCGTTGAGATGAAATGGTGTGAAGAGTGCGACAAATTGGCTCGGCGGAATAATCCATAAGCCGTTTTCCTTGCCGTCAAAATAGCCGGGCCATTTAACGCGCGCGGTGAAGCCTTGTATGGAGCCGTCGACGATTACCTTGACCGGACCGTAATGCAATTTTTCACTGTTTGTGGCAATGGCGGCCTGCAATCTCTCCAGCCCGTTTTCCGCGCTTCGTTGTGGTCCGTAGGCGGGGACAATACGGATCGGGTAATTGACATCCGGGGTTATTTTTCGTAGATTTTCTGCACCGGCAGCGGATAAATCGTTAAGCAGATCGGTGGCGGTGGTGACGCCGGCAAGCTGCGCTATTTTACCAAAATTCCAGATCGCGCTTTCTTTTTCGCTGGAGGAAATCGCCAACTGTTTGCCGATGATCCTGTAGACGGGAAACATCGCGGCAAATTCCTGTAACTCACCGGAGGGTTGGCCGTCTGCGTTTTTATGGATGCCGTCAATGTCCGTATCTTCATCGATCCCGGCCAGCGCTAACATGGCGGAGTTGACGTTCATTAAATGGACGCTGGCATGCAAAATCGCCATCGGACGGCTGGCGGAGACGGTATCGAGTTGTTGCGCCGAAAGCCGCGCGGTGCCGAAAAAAATCGGATCGAATCCCCATCCCAGCAATTCGGCTGAGGGGTCTGTCATCTGCTTTTCCGCTTCTGTCAGGCGCTGAATCACTTGATCTAAAGTGGTTAATCCTTTCCAGCACTTGCCATCCGGCCCACGTCGATCGTAATAGCCAACGTAGACCGCGTCCCACATCGCCCCTTCCATCAGGTGGCTATGTCCTTCCACCAGTCCGGGCATTAAAATTTTGTCCTGAAAAATAGTATTCACTTCTACCTCACCCCAGAGACTGACTTCATCAAGCGTGCCGACTGAAAGAATTTTTCCGTCGCGCACGGCGACACAGTTGGCTTCTGGCTGCCCGGGGTTCATGGTGATAATTTTCTTGGCGACAAAGACTTGTATCGTCGCCTCTTTCGTTTTAGCGTAGCTCACACTGACTCCACAGAAAAATTAATGACTGATAAAACATTAAGACAATACCGTTTGCAAATTCTTTGAACGCAGCTTCATCAGGAAATTGAGGGTGCACAGGACGATAATATTGACCACCAGACAAACCAGACCGATATTGAATCCGCCAAGGTCAACTTTATTGACATACATCACAATCGCCATGACCTGCCCGACAATAATTCCCCATGCCACCGCATTGGCTTTGACGCCTCTGAAAAACAGGATGATCATCATCCCCGGGAAAAATTGCGTGATGCCGTAATAAGCGGTGTTGATAATGGTCAGCATCAGGTTGGGGGTAAATAGCGTCAGCACAATGGAGGTGGCAAGGTAAATGACGATGACAAATATGGTGCTGGTTTTTTGCTTGCTTTCTGGAATATTAGGCGCGAGATTACGCGTGACCAACGGCCCAATTGACAGGCAGATACCGGCCAACACCAACAAACCCGACAGCGCGGCACCCGCCGTCACCACCCCTAATAACCAGCCCGGCAACAGATTCACTGCGGCGGCGAAAAAGGCTTCATTCGGATTTTCGAGTTTCAGATTTGCACTGATGGCGTAGTACGATGCGACGATCAGGAACGGATACATCAGCATGTAAAGCGGCATTGCAATCTGGGTTTTGCGTATGGTGTTGGCACTCTTTGCGGTGAAGAAATTTTGTACCGAAAAAGGGAACATGTAAAAGCCCAGCGATTGGAAGAACATGGTGCTCATCGAAAAGGTGATTTGTTTGGTATCCATGGTGTTGCTGACATGCGCGCTGGCGGCACGGAAAACTTCTGCCACACCGAACTCCCAGGACACCGCAACGCCGGCCACGACGATAGCGGCGACCATTAAGACATCTTTGAGAATGGCGATGTAGGCAGTGGCTCTTACTCCCGAGATGATGATGTAGATAAACGCCAACACCGCTGAAATGAAGATGAGATAAATCGGTTGAAGATTCCACCCCAAGCTTTTTAAGGCGGCGACCAAACCAGTAAATTGCAACTGGCCCCAAGGGATCAAAAATAG is a genomic window of Glaciimonas sp. PAMC28666 containing:
- the scpB gene encoding methylmalonyl-CoA decarboxylase, which gives rise to MIPTQTAAPATAELVRLKLHGKKIAQLVFSNPTRRNALSAELLQALDRQLAELATQRIPVVVLGTAVGQAVWSAGHDLGELTHDRDPIAYGKPLEQVLRRVRAYPGVVIAMVSGSVWGGAVDLAMSCDLVVADRSAQFSMTPVNIGLPYTTSGLLRFFNNLPIHILKEMFFSAQPLDAIRAERFGVINQLVDSDALEATTLALASGIAVKAPLAIQAVKEQLRILEDLQPMPVQAMEQIAELRRQACASSDFSEGLAAFAARRPAVFCGR
- a CDS encoding LysR family transcriptional regulator, whose product is MDRFHELNAFIAVVEAGGFSAAARRTGESQSAISKAIGALEKRLGVRLFNRSTRSVTLTDQGQRYYGRTKPLVDEMDEADGEMTSSTQNVSGSIRIAVSATFGRLHILPLIPELLSLNPGLQVDLVLSDFLRDMVEDRIDLAIRVGPVNEQDAVVKIVTSTPLVCVGSRRYFEQRGIPETPAELVNHNCLLYDGLTESANWPFKGPEGRFSVAVRGNLSSNSVETIRAGVLAGVGIGLFAKVSLADELNHPDVITVLDQYLSDTRDVSLIWPKRRFVPIRVRRVTDFFSAAILRRI
- a CDS encoding SDR family NAD(P)-dependent oxidoreductase yields the protein MSTLTGKTAVISGGTTGIGLAIAQRFVAEGAHVFIFGRRQAQLDEAVKLIGRNVTAIQADAANLDDLDRVAAAVKAKKGVVDIVVSNAGFTEQASLDTITPEHFDKAFNLMARGPVFMVQKLLPLMASGGSIILVSSAMHVMGIPGHTAYAATKAALRSYARTWASEFKDRGIRVNTLSPGATDTPILDSQSAPREDLVKIYESMIPLSRLARAEEIASAALFLASDQSSYMTGSDLMADGGVAQNTRG
- a CDS encoding GTP-binding protein, with amino-acid sequence MTASTLSQLNRLTTNADRRAPIDLVVIGGYLGAGKTTLLNCLLSAPTGKKITVLVNDFGSINIDAALIRSKTDDVINLENGCICCSIGDSLTEALINISARESRPDILLIEASGVSDPAKIAQIGLLDKAFRLCAIAVLIDAENIDQTLCDPYVGDIARRQIAGASVLVMTKTDLISDEKQIITKRQLSLIAPSTPIVEAKKGVIPLTYLFDFAVIPCVDHDPEQLAQQAPAHPAELRSVNFNARCRFDKKRLKKVLSTLPKKILRAKGIVWLAHEKDPYELHVVGSRIMLIPFAGTAAQSSRIVFIGLFSPRDEVQMIDALQPAVDANWKIQSS
- a CDS encoding amidohydrolase: MNPGQPEANCVAVRDGKILSVGTLDEVSLWGEVEVNTIFQDKILMPGLVEGHSHLMEGAMWDAVYVGYYDRRGPDGKCWKGLTTLDQVIQRLTEAEKQMTDPSAELLGWGFDPIFFGTARLSAQQLDTVSASRPMAILHASVHLMNVNSAMLALAGIDEDTDIDGIHKNADGQPSGELQEFAAMFPVYRIIGKQLAISSSEKESAIWNFGKIAQLAGVTTATDLLNDLSAAGAENLRKITPDVNYPIRIVPAYGPQRSAENGLERLQAAIATNSEKLHYGPVKVIVDGSIQGFTARVKWPGYFDGKENGLWIIPPSQFVALFTPFHLNGLQLHIHTNGDEAVELVLNAFEEILARHPRDDHRHTLQHCQMADAAQLRRIAALGLCINFFSNHIYYWGDAHYTQTMGPDRANRMNAAGSALRLGIPIAFHSDAPITQLSPLFTAWCAVQRKTASGRVLGENERISVGAALHAITLGAAYTLKMDHLVGSIEVGKFADFAVLEQDPIQIDPDQLKNIPVWGTVLGGKVFESPK
- a CDS encoding sodium:solute symporter, coding for MSTVVFLGFIAFSLYLAFRSKRGHNAQSVHDFFVASRQFGVYLVFFLAAGEIYSIGTMVGLPGGIYAKGATYGVWFLGYILLAYPIGYFIGPRIWEAGKKYNAITLPDLFKGHYQSRFLEVVVTVSAILFLIPWGQLQFTGLVAALKSLGWNLQPIYLIFISAVLAFIYIIISGVRATAYIAILKDVLMVAAIVVAGVAVSWEFGVAEVFRAASAHVSNTMDTKQITFSMSTMFFQSLGFYMFPFSVQNFFTAKSANTIRKTQIAMPLYMLMYPFLIVASYYAISANLKLENPNEAFFAAAVNLLPGWLLGVVTAGAALSGLLVLAGICLSIGPLVTRNLAPNIPESKQKTSTIFVIVIYLATSIVLTLFTPNLMLTIINTAYYGITQFFPGMMIILFFRGVKANAVAWGIIVGQVMAIVMYVNKVDLGGFNIGLVCLVVNIIVLCTLNFLMKLRSKNLQTVLS